The nucleotide window GTCATCAGCATATTTGACTGTATTTATCCTACTTCCGCAGCTAAAGACAAATTActaatgttggtgtgtgtgaaggggtgtgtgtgtgagagagtgtgagagagagagtgtgagagagagagagagagagagagagagagagagagagaatatataaGGACAATTTTTTCTGACAAGTGTTAACTGACACatttgtgtgtgagggagagagagagagagagagagagagagagaatatataaGGACAATTTTTTTCTAACAAGTGTTAACTGACACatttgtgtgtgagggagagagagagagagagagagagagagagagagagaagcttcCCTCTTCTGTCGAAAGTATCTGAGATAGTGGTTTGAGGGAGGTGTCATTCAGTGTCATTTAGAGACGTTTTCTCAGTGATAAACCTTTTCACGTTTTCACAGACACTTGAGAGTTTTAACTTGGCGACAGTTAAAATGAAACTCGAATGTTAGGAGGAAGTGGCCAGTGATCTCAGTGTACTATCCTGAAGCGGAACCACCCGACATCTCGCATGCTTTTTTCGACCACGACTGTGCGCGTGTAGGCTGCATTTGTAGACAGCAGTGATGGGGGACACTGGTGGAGTTCTGTCTCTGCAGGAGTACATCAGCTCTGTGGAGCAGTCATCCTTACCCCGCATTCTGCAGGTCTGCTCCGGAGTTTATTTCCAAGGTAAGAAGGCGGTTTACCTCTTATATCTTAATCACACACTTATCTTCATAATACTGGATTATTTTGGAGCACCATTCTGAAGCCTACACTGGGCGCGTCTCATCTCTACTTCTCTCCTGCGTGCATTGTTCAgtgctttattgtcattttatcaTATCTACACGTTTCACATAAACGTATATTTGCACTATTAAAACTTTTCTTAGACAcccttcttacacacacacacacacacacacacacacacacacacacacacacaccttcctcagtattgttttttttttctgattattcAGCGTTTTCCTTTACTGTAATACATTGTGGAGGGGAAATGCGGAAGATAGAGACGACACGATACAGCGCACAAATTAACCTTCCTCTTGTGTTAGGGTCGGCACCGACCCGTTTGTAGGTTTAAATGCACAGAAGTACCacataaatttgtttattgcatCAAGGTTTTTTTACTATGTCAGGAAcctctatttaaacaaaataaaacaaaaaaaaatctctttaacTAAATTATAAATTTCTCTGATTAAAATTATAACCTTTGTGGTGTTAGGGTCGGTTTCGACCGagttataatataacattttaaaacaataattcgTTGTAAATCTAAAATCATAAACACACTGTCAGCTCACTAACACAGTCAGACAACAGCTCACTGACAGTCAGCTCCTCTCCTAACCCTGTAAGCTTTACTTAGGGGCTTCTCTCTTTGCCTGTTTGTCACCTTCCATgaacaagcaaaacaaacaaacaaaaatggacATGTAAGACATGCATAAGACCAATTCAGTTTAGAGTTGGTGACTTGCAGAGTGCATATATCCAGTTTGCAGCATGCAAAAAATGAGAAGATTGAGATCATCTCTTCGCTGAAAATGAGACAGAGGACACAGAACAGCATCGCGATGAAGAGTCTGATGAAGAGGTCGCTGGTGCTGAAGCTGCTTCTGCTCcttctgaaacattaaaatccAAAAGTGGTAACATTTGTTGGACCTCAGTACCTCCTGAATTACATGGCAGGGTAACTGCTGCAATTGTCATCAAAATGACCCCTGGGATCACTAGGTTTGCTGTGATGAGAGTAAGTGACATCAAGACTCCACTTTCTTCAAAATTTGCTTTTACAGACAACACcaccattgtttttttattgtccaaaaaaaagtgtgtgtgtgtgtgtgtgtgtgggtggggcaCAAAGATGCAGATGTGTCATCAGGAAGTGAGACAAAGCCCATACTTATCCTGgactataataaaaacaaaggaggAGTGGACAACCTGGATAAGCTGACTGTCACCTACACTTGCCAGGGAATGACCAGGAGATGGCCAGTGGTTGTGTTTTATAACATCCTAGATGTGTCTGCATAcaatgcatttgtgttgtggcaccaCATCCAGCTAGGGTGGAcctcaaccaaaaaaaacaagtgaagaATGTTTCTTGAGGAGCTAGGAAGTTCCTTAGTCAAGACACCTATTGAGCGAAGCTGAGACCCAGCCATGGTTAGACAGCTGCAGAGTTCACCTAACACTCTATCCATGCCATCAGCAACTCAAGGAGCATCAGCACCAGCAACCTCCTCAACATCAACCAGCACAGCAACAGCCACAACCCCACTGAAGCCACCTGATTCTAAAAGAAAGAGGTGTCAGGTCTGCCCTAGCAATaaggacagaaagacaaacatatTGTGCTTCTACTGAAAAAAATATCTCTGCAAGTTTTTGCCACACatgcatctaaacacacacatagacgTATGTTTTTGCAAACAAAGACTTTTTTTGGGGGTAGTACTTGATTTGCTtgattggttgtttgtttgactgcaaatctatatatttttattattactagttCTAATTTTAATTTAGTATTTCTATTATAGctctatttaaaaacaaaaaaaacccaactttttttgcctttttttttggagtaaaaATATATGGGTCAAAATTGACCCGAACACCATAGATGTTACTATAGTTAatagtattaaaataatttttattttttattttttttaatttagagatATTTTCTAATACCCCTCAGTAATAGTCAGGCAACATAacaatctttaatttatttatataattctctTGAGgttcattttacactttttttaaattgaaaacgAGAGGTATGCTATCAAATGAAAGGCCCAGGGGGCCacaccaaaaatattaaaagcagtATTTTTATAGGTAAGGAAACCTAACAAGGTAACCAAGAGGTAGGAAACAGATTGGATGATAAATAATAGTTTAAAGGGTATTTTATGACTGTTTTAAGACACGGGTCAAAACCGACCCGTTAACATAAGAGATAGTAAAAGAAAGCTAACATAAGACGAaggttaaacaaacaaacaaacaaaccaaaaaaaatagaaCGACCGTGtagattttgtttaattatttattaatccaaaaagcaaatatatgaaaaaatatcgATGATTGTACACAGGCCTTTTTCTCATTATTGCAGTCAcatttgctttctctctctctctctctctctctctctctctctctctctctctctctcattttactGGCTAAAGACTCCATTACTAGTGTTATAGTTACTCACTAACATTAGCAACAGAGGCAAATGTATTGAAAGAAAGCATTTGAACAATTCCCAGAGATGTAGTAGATGTGGTGTAAGTAAGGGGTACAAGTGCGTAACATAACTTTACGCAATATTTTTCAGCAAAGAACCacctactatatatatatatatatatatatatatttctactaCTTTTCCTGTTCCAAAACTTTGATTTTTTTGATGGCATGAAcaagtataaataaaacatacaatgatacaaatgtaataataataataataacaataataataataataataataataataataataatatatgataaTAACCAGTGTATTTAACATATGCCTGTACCGGTACCGTTATTAACACATGCACCAAGTTATCAAACACCCTTTAAATGGCTTTCACTTAGTCTGGGCAAAAGTTAAGCCGTGATATAAACATTTTCCCTCCACTAGAAGATAGTAAGAAGCATATTTCAGAAAATTCAGAACGTTTCCCAGTATATCTGTATTTTTCCAACTTCAgcagcttgtgtgtgtatgtgagagagagaaagaggaagtgagaaagGGGAAGAGATATCTCTACCAGGAAATACATTAGGAAATAATTTGGTAACTagtaattaaatgcaaaaatcatttgtgtgaatgtgtgagagagattaagaaaaattgtgtgtgtgtgtgtgtgtgtgtgtgtgtgtgtgtgtgtgtgtgtgtgtgtgtgtgtgtgtgtgtgtgagagagagagagagagagagagagagagagagagagagagagagagagagagagagagagagagagagagagatgttccCTAACAACAAACTGACCTCCGGAACTTGTTTGCAGACTTGCGAATATGAGAACACTACCAggaaatttataataaataaaacccactGCAGGGCAAATAATTAACAAGTAGGCAGTAAAATGCAGCTAGACATTGAATAGTGCCCTAGTGACTATTTTTGCAAATTAATTTCTAACTGATTAAAGATCGTTCAGAGTGCTCATGCTGCCCATGCTGACCCCCTGATCAATGCCAGAAATCCTTACGATGGGtatcaaatattatataatataatgaatgaCAGTGGCCTGGACTGatgaattatatatacagtggaacccggttatgtcgatgtcctaggggttcgccaaaaagcattgaggtaaccgatgatcgagataaacgaaaatcaaaatggcggcaatatattaacgtgcttgaaatttctttatgtacatgatgtgcgttaataaatgagaatgtgcatgcacgtgtttttgaagggttttcttacacaacagcgttgccgcgatttgtttgatgaaggcatgctataaaaatacatacagtacatgtttatctgtcaggaatccacctgccacgccccctttcggcccccttcagcgtgtcaggtgctttctctgaagctccggcttcaatcgcgcacatatggtgctcgtttagcatcatcaccagctcctatttaaacttccacactctcactgtctgttattTTCGGTATATGTTgcttcacggcggtcgttgttatcgcgcatgcgtttcccggtacgtgtcttcccaccggcactctctcagcggctgctcttttcttcccaaagccgcgccgcgctcctactaacactacgaacactagcactaactaacagcagagattcaccagtatacaatacaacacctgtagcatctgtaaggcttgttttttttgtcacttttttacATCACCTTGATGTTGAGGgtgcatgtgcattttatacctGGGACAAGATTGCACAAAGATCAGCTGTGAGGAAGAAAGGCCTTGTGATCTCGCATGAATGTGCGTGTTCCTTTGTAACACTCAcctaaatataattacacaccTCAAATGGAATCAGTGTTCTCTAACAGCAGTGGTCTCTTTTAGCTTGATAATGCTTCCAGACCAACTGCATAAATTGTTCAGATATGCTTTCAAGAATGTTGTGATCATGGCCTTCAGATTCTACAGTTCTTAGTCCACTTGAGCATTTGAAGATATTACAATTTTGTAACACTTTGTGCTGCTGTGCAAAAGCTTCAGGGGCTGTGAAAAGACTGCTGAgtcttcaaaaaaaaagaaatgtttaacaGTTAATTAACAGCATTTTTTCACACCTGTCTAATTTTGCACACAACAGCTTTCGTACAGATACACAGTTATTTATTGGTGTGTCTATTATGCTTAATAAGCTGTGAATGGGGCATTGTTTTGCAGGCTCAGTGTATGAAATCTCAGGGAGTGAGGTTTGTCTGTCTACTGGTGACTTGGTGAAGATTACAAGTTTTGAGCTGTTGTCTGTCTCTTGTCTGGACATTACCAACAACACCACATTTGAGCTACCACTCGATCACTCAGGTAGGTTTTGAAACAGGAAGTTATTTAGCAGTGTCTTACAGTTATTCATCTGCAGCAATTCGCATTGTTTAAAAAGACTGAATAAAAACGTGAAGAAGTCATTCAAGAAATCATTAAGCCAAAATCATTCCTTGCTATTGTAAATACAGTAGAAATAATAAGAACTCTAATTAATAATATCTCTAAGCAGAGGGCATTGGAATGAAGTTATAGGTAAATGTTGTTTtctgaaatagtaaaaaaaaatagtaatgcATGAAATAATAGCATTACATTTGTATGTAGGCTTAAATGATTTAGGGATGCCTTTTCCTTATTGTTCATGTTTATCTCTAGGTCTGTACACACTGGTTCCTGAAGATCTTCCTTACAGCACAATAGAGGAGATAGTAGGCCTGCTACCTGTTGGTAAGGATGCCTTTGGCTCATTCACCTTCTTCAGCAACAGTGACCTTGTCATTGAAAACCTCACAGTCCCAGCTGGGACAGAGATGACCATTCTATCTGTGGAGCACATTAAGAACGAGAAGGGCTTTGCTCGTTGCCGGGTGATGGGTCAACAGGAAGCCTCGGCAGAAGTGCTTATTCCCTTCTCCTGTCATGGAGATTTCTATGAATGTCAAAATGAACGTGGCTACTCCCTTTATGAGATAATGTACTCAACCAGGCTGTGCAAGAGACGCTTCTgtcaaacaaaaccaaaaaatgtGACAGCATCCTGTATTTTAGCCCAATTTATCAAATCCTCGGCATCATGCACAGTATGTATTATTCATCAATCGCATAtttgttacttttaaaaattatttcatgTATGTCACTAAACCTCTTTAGTATTTAAAGCATGGTTATTATTGTTTTCACAGTGAGAAAGAACATAGTGAAGTTTCCCTCCACCCTGGAAGTGGATATAATTGATGTGACTGAAGaatgtaaacatttaacatttgtaACTCCACTATCGCTAGTTGAGGTAGCTGCCCAACCAAATGAGGCCTTTCCAACTATGGCAGAGATCTTGGAGGGACCTGTGGCCAATACCTTCTTTTGCTGCAGCTGGTTGAAAGCGCTACAAAATGGCAAACATCTTGTGCTGCACAGGTGCAATAAAACACGTATGGTGTTAGCATCTACCCCAAAGGGGAGAAAAACCCAGCAGTACTTCCTGCTCTCTCAGGACTATGGTGGGCAATTACGAAGAAGAGCAAGAGAGTTTAGCTCAGTATATGAAGTGTATTTGGCATTCTCTAAATGCCCAGGATTGACAGTAACTGTGATGAAGCACTGTGAGGCAGTTGAGGAGGAAGGAGTGCCTGCTCTCAGCAGTGGAGAACAGTTGGAGGTTCTGAGATTACAGACAACAAACACGTCAAAAAGTGAGTTCGGTGCTCCTGAGGGTGTGGACAATTTGATATTCAAAAGGATTGAGGATGACGACGATGATGACGATGACGACGAGGAAATTGCAGTGAAAAAGACAGTGAGGTCTGCCTTCCTCTATTCACTCCAGCCAACTTTGCTGAGAAAATTACAGACAAGAAAAAGTATAGCTTATTGGAACTGTGCAAGTATTTCTCACTTCCTCTCGATCTCAAAGTAGTGAAACACGATAAAACAATGGAAAAAGATCCACTGGCAGGTTTAGCAGCTCTAAGATTAGAAGATGTTCTGGAAGAAACCACAGTGCTTGCCAGCTTTCCTGATACTCCAGAGCAATGTTTTGAATTGCCTGTTCGCTGGATGCAATTATCACTTTCCTTCATCTCAGACCCTTTACCCTGGCCTGATTCTGAAATCCCAGGGATTAACATACAGACCGTCACAGAGGTTACAGAAAACTTCTATCATGAATATCAGAGGCTTTATGAGAAACCTATACTGACCCCTCCCCCACGTCCACCTAAGCGCAAATCATTGACAGTACAATCAATGAAAGCGAGTGCTAAGACTAAAGATGTCACCGTCAAAAGTAGCCATCCCATCAAAAAACCGGATAAACCTCGGGGCCAAACAAAACGCaatcctcctccaccaccagaTGAAGTAAGCATTTTTCACATGCACATCAGCATTTATCACTTCCAACTTTTACttataattatttcaaataagaaatgtattttgaGGTAGAGCCAGATACCATTTTTCACTGTTTACTGGAAGGgttttttcagtttaaaaaatAGCAATGTGTGATTTTGGCTTTACTTGAAACATCGACCAAACAAGTGTTGTAAATACTAAAGAAAAGTGCTTCCTCTTTTCTCTACCTGAATGACTACAGTTTGCTAATTCTGCTATTTCTGCCTTCTTTATTCAAATTTAGATAGAGGATGTACCCCCTCCGTTGATTCCTAGAAAATCTCTCTCAACATGTTTGGCCATTAATAATACGTATGTGAAGGCCccgaaaaaaaagaatgcacagAAGCATAAATCAGGTCAGTACTCACTTAACAATGtgaaaattttataataaatatactatGCATTATTTGATGTCATCCATTTTAAATCCAACAAAGAAATATTGCTAATTGTGACCCCCCCCCcaacctttatttttttcttttctaaccCTACACAGAAAGAAAATCCTCAGACAGTGATCATGACTATGAACCTGTGGAAGACATGCTAAATGCTTTTGATCATATCATGTCATACTAGTCCACTATAAGCttgacactcacacacaaaaaaacgcAGAAGATAAAAATCAATGTGGTGTAAaatatatgtactgtacataatggattttattcttttttattaagcaGTAGAAAAAAAGTTACATGTAAAGGAAAAAACGATTACAGAAACATAGAAATGTTTATAAAGAACAATGTATACATTAAAACCTTTTatcaatttttgtttttaactgcTTTTTGTATTTTCCAGTCACAAACTGAACAAACTGTTGAATGACCTGCATGAATAACGTCTCAATAAATGTTGCTCTGTTAACAGCCATCAGGTCCATCATTTTCTGGCAATAAGATATGCCTAGAACTGAATATGTAACTTATTGCtgcagtgtgtataatgtaCTAGTACAGATAACTCTAAGCTTTATATTAAGTAGGATGTTCAGAAAGGTTTACTGCAGCAGTGTTAAAGGGTGACAGATGGTCATTAGGCTTCTTGATCTGTTGATCTGAAGTGGTCTTCATCAATTGTAGAGAAAATGTGTCCCTCATTGCTGAGAAAGTCCACAACTTGCCTGTGAATACAATAGAGGGCATTTACTCAAGTGTTTAGAGAATTTACTCTAGTAGTCTACtgcagtggttctcaaagtgcaCATAGGGACCCCTGTGGAGACTGTGAAATAAAGTTAGGGATCtatgattttaatattattaggCAGGTAAATCACAATCCACAATAATCAAACCTATCACAATTATGATAAAGCCCCTTGTATGCATTAGCTGATTTGACTGATCCTTTGAATATGTTTAATCCaaatagatatataaaataaacaaagtcaAATTGAACCTACCAtattttccccacgctttgaaccccgcggcttaaacgaCAAAGCGgcaaatttatggatttttcctgggtttttcccggtttcacaaacttcaagacaaaaaactgaaccccataacattagaccaatgaaattgctgaacgggttcaggtgaaccaatgaaactctttatattaaatcagatgtgctcccactgaatcgggccgcaccacatcataaatatggatgaggttcctctgaagtttgacctgctgctcactcggactgtcaacaggaaatgcgaatcattcgtcacgctgaaaacaaccgggcatgaaaaaaatctgtcaaattcagtgggtgcgtcttatatttgggtgcgcttaatagttcGAAAATTACGGTAATCTGAGGTCAGTCAAAAATTatctaaatttttttaaaataatgttcaagAAATCAGTCAGAGCCTGTGGAAGTGATTTAAAGTTAAAGGAGTCCGTTGGCAAGAAAACGTTTCCCTGATGTAGCCAATTAATTAAAGTGCCATAATTAAACATCACAGACCACATTTCAAAACATCTGGTTATATAACATGTATTGTTAATAACCAGGTGCTTCAAATAAACAGTATTTGGATATGTAATTGAAAAACATCAATGAGTGTTCAAAATCTTCAAAAGGTTGGATGGCCCAAATTTTGCAAATATTTACCAATGAATCATTCTCCAACCCATAATTCTGACCAAATGACAAAAGAAGTTTCAGTTGTGTTTTATGTAGGTATAAGTATGCAAAGAGACCAAAACAAAAAGGGACCGGTACCTGATTATAGACATGTTCATGCCACTTAGTCTTTGTTTTAGCTCCTGAATGCTGATACCCTGAGGTTCTGGGCAGCTTTTTATCAGACACAAAACCTACAAAAGAGAGaccagaagaagagaaaaagaagaaaaagttattagttcttttatttctcattacTTATAGAGTGTATTGCCAGTTAGTTTTGGAAATGACCACATTAACCACTCAAAAAGTAAATACAGAATGAAGCCAGTCAGAACACATTCTCACGACACCACAACCCTTTTAAGTGAGTTATAACAAGAGAATTAGCGTCTCATTTCCAATGAAATTACTGAAATGAaacattcattctttatcaccacattatttgtgtaaaagctgcttcgagacaatgttcattcctaaaagcacaatacaaacaaaaatgaataaaataaaataagagaatCTGTACCAATGATTGTGCCTTTGTCATAAGATTTACCTGATTTTGATTAGGGTTTAATCCATTATTAGCCATGGAGCTGGCACCAGAGTAGCCCCCACTCATGCCCATGCCACCCAGTCCAGGACGTGACACTATGCTGCTGTTCATGCTcccgcctcctcctcctcccttaAAAAAggcaaggaaaaaaagaaaaacccccACAGAGTTTTAACATTTCGCAAACGATCCATATAATGCACTGTTATAATACAAAGTTTGAAAAAGCTTAACACTGTTAGtttatactacattatactatactacttaTATGTGCATGTTCAAAACTAAAAGACATGAGTGGTATATTCAAGCTGTCTATTATCTTCAGTTCTATTATTAAACAGGAAGCACAACAGGTTTTGCGGATGAGTAGAAGACTTCTCACCATGGTCTGTGGTTTGCTCAGCAGCATATGAGCCTGCACAACCTCCAGCATATGAGAAGTGATCTCATTCATATCCTCTAATGGGCGGACACTGAATGCCACTAAAGACCTATTATTCTGATGTATAAAAAGAATAGTTTTAGATGAGGGGCTTTGTGAAGTatctataaaatgaaataaataaaaataaagacaatagacaacacttttaaaaaaatgaaggaaagaaataaatatgtagAGGTAACACAAGGAATTGTTGTAGCAAAGGTAAGGAGTTGCTACGTGCCTGGTGAACAATACAATTCTGTATAGCTTTGAAAAAACCTGTGATAACTGGGTCAAGCGCATTTCTAATCAGtttcaaaattacattttatatagttttaattaGTTTATATTTTCCTTAATTTATATTGTTAAGAGATCTACATACTTTACTAAGGCAGGGCTTCCAAGATGTTCAGAGTTTAAAACATCTGTGCAAATGTGCTGCATATTCCAACAGTATAAGCCAACATTAAAACTTAGTTTATATTCAAAATGTGTAAAGATTGGCAGGTCTAAAGTAATGATGTTTGTTTTCTTATCGGATTTACATCAATCATAATTCTAGTAATCAAAATACtagcaaaagtaaataaacggagGGAACAAGTACTAATCAAGCCACCAAAAATTGATCCTAGTACATGCTATAACCTTCTAACGATTTATAACTattataaaagtaatttttcatTCAGAAAGTTGGGGCTGAGTGTAAGAAAATAATATCCATCAGTACCGCATCTGCACAGGCATTACATGCACTGTGGTATAATCCTAAATTCCATGTTGCATACCACTATTTGATTTCAGAACTCATTCAGACTAACTTGAaggtaaattgtaaaaaaaaaaaaaaggagtgagTTTTACCTGAAAAGAACGCAGGTTTCCAGAGACCTTGACATATGTATCTGGAGGAATAACAGTGCTGTCCACAGTGGGATCCTAAAAGTAACAAGTTGTGCTTTTAAGAATTGACACATTTAGTGTTTATACATAacaatgcaacaaaataaaaatgtgtgtccATGGTCAAATTTTTAGCAACATCTTGGTCAAATTCTGAACAccagtggtggagagtgtacaATTCCTGCCACCGAGTAAATTACAAATACCCTGcttaaatattactccagtataAGTACCTTTTACATTTCTTCAGTACACGTACAAAAATGCTTGCAAAAATACTAAAGTGTCAAACTTAAAGAAaccgttttttttgttttgtttgtttttaacaaagAATGTAGCAATcaaaagcatttattttctgAACGTAGAAaatttaaaagtgaaatattacACTCTCAAAttttaaagaagtaaataaaagtttaaaaaaagttaaaatactctttaaaatgtatattcttgAAAAATGTACTTcaataatgaagtaaaaatactCTGTTACTGGTCACTACTGCTGAAAATTTAAATTTCAGTACTActgtattaatatacatttcttGTACATCATTCAACAAACAACAGTTATTTATATGGTATTCACAGGATCATGCATGGAGCCTGAGCTATTGGGTTTTTCACAATGTAGGTACAGCAGGCTGGAGGCTATAATGGTTTCTTTCCATGTTTAACAGACTACTTAAAagtcatgttaaaaaaaacgaaaacaaaaatcttttttttccttcttctcatGATTAATGGAAGGTTTGAAGACACAGGAAGTAGTGGTACTGAGGTTGCTGCAGCAGCCCTGACCTTTAGAATCCCCTTAACTACAAAATAACAATGAcatatgaataaacaaatggGCTAAATCAAGTATAAAATctggttttacatttaaattaaactcTGACTACTTTTGCAGGGCTCCAGACTGCGACTAAAAT belongs to Silurus meridionalis isolate SWU-2019-XX chromosome 4, ASM1480568v1, whole genome shotgun sequence and includes:
- the rpa2 gene encoding LOW QUALITY PROTEIN: replication protein A 32 kDa subunit (The sequence of the model RefSeq protein was modified relative to this genomic sequence to represent the inferred CDS: inserted 1 base in 1 codon), with translation MQMWNQGSYGEASMAGGYTQSPGGFGSPAASQGGEKKGRARAQQIVPCTVSQLMSATQAEDVFRVGEVEIAQVTIVGIIRSTDKSMTNIQYKVDDMTXGPMDVKQWVDTEDPTVDSTVIPPDTYVKVSGNLRSFQNNRSLVAFSVRPLEDMNEITSHMLEVVQAHMLLSKPQTMGGGGGGSMNSSIVSRPGLGGMGMSGGYSGASSMANNGLNPNQNQVLCLIKSCPEPQGISIQELKQRLSGMNMSIIRQVVDFLSNEGHIFSTIDEDHFRSTDQEA
- the themis2 gene encoding LOW QUALITY PROTEIN: protein THEMIS2 (The sequence of the model RefSeq protein was modified relative to this genomic sequence to represent the inferred CDS: inserted 2 bases in 2 codons) → MGDTGGVLSLQEYISSVEQSSLPRILQVCSGVYFQGSVYEISGSEVCLSTGDLVKITSFELLSVSCLDITNNTTFELPLDHSGLYTLVPEDLPYSTIEEIVGLLPVGKDAFGSFTFFSNSDLVIENLTVPAGTEMTILSVEHIKNEKGFARCRVMGQQEASAEVLIPFSCHGDFYECQNERGYSLYEIMYSTRLCKRRFXSNKTKKCDSILYFSPIYQILGIMHMRKNIVKFPSTLEVDIIDVTEECKHLTFVTPLSLVEVAAQPNEAFPTMAEILEGPVANTFFCCSWLKALQNGKHLVLHRCNKTRMVLASTPKGRKTQQYFLLSQDYGGQLRRRAREFSSVYEVYLAFSKCPGLTVTVMKHCEAVEEEGVPALSSGEQLEVLRLQTTNTSKSEFGAPEGVDNLIFKRIEDDDDDDDDDEEIXSEKDSEVCLPLFTPANFAEKITDKKKYSLLELCKYFSLPLDLKVVKHDKTMEKDPLAGLAALRLEDVLEETTVLASFPDTPEQCFELPVRWMQLSLSFISDPLPWPDSEIPGINIQTVTEVTENFYHEYQRLYEKPILTPPPRPPKRKSLTVQSMKASAKTKDVTVKSSHPIKKPDKPRGQTKRNPPPPPDEIEDVPPPLIPRKSLSTCLAINNTYVKAPKKKNAQKHKSERKSSDSDHDYEPVEDMLNAFDHIMSY